CATCGGGTCCGGGAGCGGCCAGCCGGTGAGCGACCTTGTCGGACCGTTCTCGAACCCCCAACAGGTCGTGGCGACCCACTTCTGGTACCCACCCCAGCTCATCCCGCTCGTCGAGGTGTGCGCCGGGCCGGAGACCGACGACGACGTCGTCCCGTGGGTGTGCGACGTGCTGTCCGACGTCGGGAAGGAGCCGGTGGTCATCGATCAGGAGATACCCGGCTTCATCGGGAACCGTCTGCAGTTCGCGATGCTCAGAGAGGCGTGGTCCCTCTGGACGTCGGGCGTCGCTTCCGCGGAAGCCATCGACGCGGTCACGCGACTCTCGCTCGGTCGACGTCTCGCGGTCACGGGCCCCATCGAGTCCGCCGACGTCGCCGGGCTGGAGACGATGTACTCCTTCGCGAAGTACCTCCAGCCCGACCTCGACGCCGACCCGAATCCCCCGGAGGCGGTCGGTGACCTGGTCGAATCGGGCCACGACGGGCCGTCGAGCGGTCAGGGCATCTACGACTGGACCGACAGGGACGCGGACGCGCTGCTCGAAGCGCGCGAGGCGGAACTGTTTCGACACCTGCTGCGAGACGAGGACGTCACGGGGTCCGACTGAGGATGCAGGACCACGCGTCCATCGTCGTCGTCGGCGGCGGCATCATCGGGGTCAGCATCGCGAACGCGCTCACGAAGGCGGGCGTCGAGGACGTGCTGGTGCTCGAGAAGGACTCGCTCGCGTCCGGGTCGACGGGGCGGTCCGCAGGCGTCATCGAGACCCAGTACTTCACGGACTTCGACGTCGCCATCCGGGCGTACTCGCTGCGGGCGTTCGAACGGGTCGCCGACGAGACCAGGGCGGAGTTCCCACAGGTCGGCTACGTCCGGTTGCTCATGGACCCGGACGACGAAGAACGGTTCAGGGAGAGCATCCGTATCCAGCGTCGCCACGGCGTCGACGACGCTCGCTTTCTCGATCCGTCCGAGGTCGCTACCGTCGTCCCGGACCTGAACGTCGAGGACGTCCACGGCGCGATCTACGGCCCCAGCGACGGGTACGCCGACCCGTACACGATGACCCAGATTTTCGCCGAGCGCGCGCGGACGAACGGGGCGACCGTTCACACCGGGGTCGCCGCCGAGTCGGTGGCCGTCGACGACGGGGAGGTGCGGGCCGTCGAGACGAGCGAGGGACGGGTCGAGTGCGAGACGGTGGTGAACGCCGCTGGACCGTGGGCCCCGAGGCTCGCCGCCCAGACCGGGCTGGAGCTACCCGCAGCGCCGTACCGTCGACAGGTCATCGTCGCGGAGCCGCCCGAGGAGGACGCCCCCGACTACACGATCCCGACTGTGATGGAGTACGTGCCCGGTGGGTCGAAGGCGGGCGTGTACTTCCGCGGGGAAGGAGCGAACCAGGTGCTACTCGGACTCCACCAGGAGGTCGGCACGGACGAGGAGCCCTCGGACCCGGACAGATACTCTACGGACTACGACGAATCGGTCGTCCTGGAGATTTCGGACCTCCTCGACCACCGTGCGCCGGCCTTTTCCGACCTCTCGGTGGTGAACGGTTGGAGCGGCCTCTACACGATAACGCCGGACACCCAGCCTATCATCGACACTCACCCGTCGATCGACGGCTACGTCCTGGCCGCCGGCTTCAGCGGCAAGGGGTTCCAGATCGGCCCGGCCGTCGGGGAGATCGTCTCGGACCTCGTCCTCGACGGCGAGACCGATCTGGTCCCGGACCTCTCCCCGGTCAGTCTGAGCCGATTCGAGTGACGAACCGCTCCCTGTGGTGACGGCCGCGTTCGTTTCATCGTTCGGATCGTCACCTCTCGCGTCGAGAGGACGGCGCTCGGGATAGAAGCACGCTTCGGGTCTGAAATCGGGTGACGCCGACGGGAGGCTGACACAGGAAAGGAAACGTATTTCAATACGACCCCGTTACCTTGAATCGCCAGGGCCGATAGCTCAGTCCGGCAGAGCGACGGCCTCTTAAGCCGTCGGTCAAGGGTTCAAATCCCTTTCGGCCCGTAATTCCTGGCGTCGCTCACTCACGAGCGACGCCGAATTTCGATAGAAAGGATTTGAACGAGACTGGCTGGAGTCCGAGCGTAGCGAGGAAGCAGCCAGGCGTAGTTCAAATTCCGACCGACGGAGTCGGTCGACGTGCGCGACAGTGGTCGCGCACTCCCTTTCGGCCCGTAATTCCTGGCGCTCGCAACTCGCGAGCACCGGTACCTGAGTTCCGTTGAGCGACAGGGCCGCCGAAGGGATTTCCGACGGCCGCCCGAAGTCGGGGTATGAGACGCAGACGCGACTTCCTCCGCGTGGGCGCGGTGACGGTGGGCGCCACGCTCGCGGGCTGTTCGTTCCTCGACAGTAACTCACAGCCGGAAACGAACGTCGGCACCGAAGCGATCGCGACCGGGTTCACGGCGCCGCTGGGGATGGAGCCGATACCGGACAGTAACGGGTTCTTCGTCGCGGACCAGGCCG
Above is a genomic segment from Halorientalis sp. LT38 containing:
- a CDS encoding 3-hydroxyacyl-CoA dehydrogenase family protein, with protein sequence MVADDSNVHDRNCLRRTHSSSRFPDRFDGAGRSTPGGGTLTVPDDIETVAVIGNGNVGHGMAQVFATAGTPVVMIGRNEDSLAEAIDRIDRSLEQFVGRGVVSEGEHAEALDRIRTTTDMGEAAGAELVLEAVPADREIQNEVYAQLDDICEPPTVIGSGSGQPVSDLVGPFSNPQQVVATHFWYPPQLIPLVEVCAGPETDDDVVPWVCDVLSDVGKEPVVIDQEIPGFIGNRLQFAMLREAWSLWTSGVASAEAIDAVTRLSLGRRLAVTGPIESADVAGLETMYSFAKYLQPDLDADPNPPEAVGDLVESGHDGPSSGQGIYDWTDRDADALLEAREAELFRHLLRDEDVTGSD
- a CDS encoding NAD(P)/FAD-dependent oxidoreductase — protein: MQDHASIVVVGGGIIGVSIANALTKAGVEDVLVLEKDSLASGSTGRSAGVIETQYFTDFDVAIRAYSLRAFERVADETRAEFPQVGYVRLLMDPDDEERFRESIRIQRRHGVDDARFLDPSEVATVVPDLNVEDVHGAIYGPSDGYADPYTMTQIFAERARTNGATVHTGVAAESVAVDDGEVRAVETSEGRVECETVVNAAGPWAPRLAAQTGLELPAAPYRRQVIVAEPPEEDAPDYTIPTVMEYVPGGSKAGVYFRGEGANQVLLGLHQEVGTDEEPSDPDRYSTDYDESVVLEISDLLDHRAPAFSDLSVVNGWSGLYTITPDTQPIIDTHPSIDGYVLAAGFSGKGFQIGPAVGEIVSDLVLDGETDLVPDLSPVSLSRFE